A single uncultured Acetobacterium sp. DNA region contains:
- a CDS encoding DUF1015 family protein → MATIKPFKAVRPFPEKAQDVAALPYDVYNREEAAIAARGKLDSFLRVDRPETTLDERIKINDPFVYETARKNLEKLFHRNALTQDTKDCLYIYELIMDGRSQVGLVVCTAIDEYLNNTIKKHELTRADKEEDRIKHVDACNANTGPIFLTYRSQDIINEMIDAWRKANEPVYDFVSDDGITHRAWVVDDEAVINGLIEKFSNVESLYIADGHHRSASAVKVGLLRREANPDYTGAEEFNYFLSVLFPDEQLYIMDYNRVVKDLNGLSVEEFLNALAEKFDVTPKETEPVKPPQKGSFGLYVDGKWYLLTVKEGVYDPTDPVNSLDVAILQNNVLVPILGIGDIRTDKRIDFVGGIRGLKELERRANDDMVLAFSMYPTSIEELMNIADANLLMPPKSTWFEPKLRSGLFIHNLY, encoded by the coding sequence ATGGCAACAATCAAACCCTTTAAAGCAGTTCGTCCGTTTCCGGAAAAGGCTCAGGACGTCGCAGCGCTGCCTTATGATGTGTATAATCGGGAAGAAGCAGCAATTGCCGCCCGAGGAAAACTGGATTCATTTTTACGGGTCGATCGTCCGGAAACAACGTTGGACGAGCGCATCAAAATCAATGACCCCTTTGTTTATGAAACGGCCCGGAAAAATCTGGAAAAACTGTTTCATCGCAATGCCTTAACTCAGGATACCAAAGACTGTTTATATATTTATGAATTGATCATGGATGGCCGCAGCCAGGTAGGTCTGGTTGTTTGTACCGCTATCGATGAGTATCTGAACAACACCATTAAAAAACATGAGCTGACCCGGGCTGATAAGGAAGAAGACCGTATCAAGCATGTTGATGCCTGTAATGCCAACACCGGACCAATTTTTCTGACCTACCGCTCACAAGATATTATCAATGAAATGATTGACGCATGGCGAAAAGCCAACGAACCGGTTTATGATTTCGTTTCAGATGATGGGATTACCCACCGGGCCTGGGTTGTTGATGATGAAGCCGTTATTAATGGCTTAATTGAAAAATTCAGCAATGTGGAAAGTCTGTATATTGCTGACGGTCATCATCGTTCAGCTTCTGCCGTCAAGGTCGGTCTGCTGCGTCGGGAAGCAAACCCCGATTATACCGGAGCTGAAGAATTTAACTATTTCCTCTCGGTTTTATTTCCAGACGAACAGCTCTACATTATGGACTATAACCGAGTAGTAAAAGATCTCAACGGACTGAGTGTTGAGGAGTTCTTAAATGCCCTCGCAGAAAAATTTGATGTTACGCCTAAGGAAACAGAACCGGTCAAACCACCGCAAAAAGGCAGTTTTGGCCTTTATGTGGATGGAAAATGGTATCTGTTAACCGTTAAAGAAGGCGTTTATGATCCGACTGATCCGGTTAATTCATTAGATGTTGCCATTTTGCAGAATAATGTGTTGGTGCCGATTCTCGGTATCGGCGATATTCGAACTGACAAACGCATTGATTTTGTTGGTGGAATCCGTGGTTTGAAAGAGTTGGAACGACGCGCCAATGACGATATGGTACTGGCTTTCTCGATGTATCCAACATCCATTGAAGAGCTCATGAACATCGCCGATGCCAATCTGCTGATGCCGCCAAAATCCACCTGGTTTGAACCAAAATTAAGAAGTGGCTTATTTATTCACAATCTTTATTAA
- a CDS encoding phosphoglycerate dehydrogenase, whose product MNYKVQTLNNISKKGLKLLGENYTVLDQPENPDAILLRSFKMHDMDIPESVKFVGRAGAGVNNIPLEKCSEQGIVVCNSPGANANAVKELVIAGMLISSRKVVDGIAWSSTLVDKGDEVPALVEKGKGAFGGPELYGKKMGVIGLGAIGVLVANMAVDFGMKVYGFDPFISIDNAWGLSRKVKRAISKEEIFKNCDYISLHIPYMDETKDYVNADLLKETKEGLRLLNFARGGLVNYDALENAIEEGTIATYITDFPNERLLKMKNVINIPHLGASTPESEENCAEMAIHSLKEYLENGNIINSVNYPDCNMGVCEADNRITVNHANVPNMLGQITKILADNDINISVMTNKNRGSWAYTMIDVDSNVGEDVKTALKSIKGVTRVRIIK is encoded by the coding sequence TTGAATTATAAAGTGCAAACCCTCAATAATATTTCAAAAAAAGGCCTTAAATTATTAGGTGAAAATTATACTGTTCTTGACCAACCAGAAAATCCGGATGCCATTTTATTAAGAAGCTTTAAAATGCATGATATGGATATTCCCGAATCAGTTAAATTTGTCGGCCGAGCCGGAGCCGGAGTCAATAATATTCCGCTGGAAAAATGTTCAGAACAAGGAATCGTTGTTTGTAACTCACCAGGAGCCAACGCCAATGCCGTTAAAGAATTGGTAATCGCTGGGATGCTGATCTCTTCTCGTAAAGTGGTTGATGGGATTGCATGGTCCAGCACTTTAGTCGATAAGGGCGATGAAGTACCAGCACTCGTCGAAAAAGGCAAGGGCGCGTTTGGCGGACCCGAGCTTTACGGCAAGAAAATGGGTGTTATTGGTTTAGGTGCCATTGGGGTACTGGTTGCCAATATGGCCGTTGATTTCGGGATGAAGGTTTACGGATTTGATCCCTTTATTTCCATCGACAATGCCTGGGGCTTAAGCCGAAAAGTAAAACGTGCCATCAGCAAAGAAGAAATCTTTAAAAACTGTGATTACATTTCACTTCACATTCCTTATATGGATGAAACCAAAGATTATGTCAATGCTGATCTATTAAAAGAAACCAAAGAAGGGTTAAGATTACTAAACTTTGCCCGAGGTGGACTGGTTAACTATGATGCCTTGGAAAATGCCATCGAAGAAGGTACCATCGCAACCTATATTACCGATTTTCCAAATGAACGACTACTAAAAATGAAAAACGTCATCAATATTCCACATTTAGGTGCTTCAACGCCGGAGAGTGAAGAAAACTGTGCGGAAATGGCCATTCATTCCTTAAAAGAATATCTGGAGAATGGTAATATCATTAATTCTGTGAACTATCCTGATTGCAATATGGGGGTATGTGAAGCGGATAACCGAATCACCGTCAATCATGCCAATGTTCCCAATATGTTAGGACAAATCACCAAAATTCTGGCTGATAATGACATCAATATTTCGGTTATGACCAATAAGAACCGCGGTTCTTGGGCATATACCATGATCGACGTTGACAGCAATGTTGGTGAAGATGTTAAAACAGCTTTAAAAAGCATCAAAGGCGTCACCCGCGTACGGATTATTAAATAA
- the serC gene encoding 3-phosphoserine/phosphohydroxythreonine transaminase: MKRVYNFSAGPSCLPMEVLQKAADEMVSYGDSGMSVMEMSHRSSYFIDILQEAKSLYKELMNVPDNYEILFLQGGASTQFAMVPLNLYSKTNKADFMITGSWAKKAYQESARYGEAKVIASSQDKTFSYIPKVDPKDFTPDADFFHICVNNTIYGTRFKPENIPDTGNVPLVGDMSSNILSEVYDVSKFGLIYAGAQKNMGPAGVTAVIIRNDLLGHAKDFTPTMLDYKIHADNDSSYNTPPCYAIYICKLVYEWVKANGGVAGMEAVNKEKAQKLYDFIDNSTLYKGTVVPEDRSLMNVPFITGSDELDALFVKESKKAGMENLKGHRSVGGMRASIYNAMPMAGIDTLIDFMQKFEKENA; the protein is encoded by the coding sequence GTGAAAAGAGTTTATAATTTTTCAGCAGGACCATCATGTTTACCAATGGAAGTCCTACAAAAAGCTGCGGATGAAATGGTATCCTATGGAGATTCCGGCATGTCCGTGATGGAGATGAGTCATCGATCATCCTATTTTATTGATATTCTTCAAGAAGCAAAAAGTCTTTACAAAGAATTAATGAATGTTCCTGATAATTATGAAATCCTGTTTTTACAGGGTGGAGCATCGACTCAGTTTGCCATGGTTCCTTTGAATCTTTATTCAAAAACCAATAAAGCTGATTTTATGATCACAGGCAGTTGGGCAAAAAAGGCGTATCAAGAGTCTGCTCGTTATGGAGAAGCAAAGGTTATCGCATCATCCCAGGATAAAACCTTTTCCTACATCCCTAAGGTAGATCCCAAGGATTTTACACCTGATGCTGATTTCTTCCATATTTGCGTTAATAACACCATTTACGGAACGCGCTTCAAACCTGAAAATATTCCCGATACTGGCAATGTGCCGTTGGTAGGTGATATGTCATCAAACATCTTATCAGAAGTATATGATGTATCTAAATTTGGTTTAATTTATGCCGGCGCACAGAAAAACATGGGTCCAGCCGGTGTAACCGCCGTGATCATTCGTAATGATTTACTGGGACACGCCAAAGACTTCACCCCAACCATGTTGGATTACAAAATTCATGCCGATAACGACTCTAGCTATAATACCCCACCATGTTATGCCATTTACATCTGTAAACTGGTTTATGAATGGGTTAAAGCAAACGGCGGTGTTGCTGGAATGGAAGCTGTTAATAAAGAAAAAGCTCAAAAACTATATGACTTTATTGATAATAGTACACTTTACAAAGGGACTGTTGTTCCTGAAGACCGTTCATTGATGAATGTGCCTTTCATTACCGGATCAGACGAATTAGATGCGCTATTCGTTAAGGAAAGCAAAAAAGCCGGTATGGAAAATCTTAAAGGTCATCGTAGCGTTGGCGGCATGCGTGCCAGTATTTACAATGCCATGCCAATGGCCGGTATCGATACCCTGATTGATTTCATGCAGAAATTTGAAAAAGAAAACGCCTAG
- a CDS encoding CdaR family protein produces the protein MANKKKIPVHERLIRMLAAIGIAITLWFMVNGNADMLITQDFNSIPITLTNTESLTAKNLVLADNKNYYLNLQVKGTDKNLKNINMKEITAEVDLSDIDAKGTYDLDVQVKGLSNSVIISSMNPSSLQIVVDNIIKEDLEVEIVPEGKPANDLSVISAEALEKVEVEGPEESIARISKITATANVNGMETDTTQHLEVSAYDESGNLISDLDMLPNVVTTEIILGKTKSLGIIPSTTGSPANGYMVTGVLVEPSKVTIGAKEELLKTIESIPMDPIDVTGQSKTFTKDINLTPPAGCYFLDGSGKVKATVSIESPVEKSFTVDKITTKNLGTGLMTSKIKDSRVVIKLKGASSVLNSLNADQVEASVDCANLGPGEYELPIQTNLSQSLVQSITPAKTTVIIE, from the coding sequence ATGGCAAATAAAAAAAAGATTCCCGTACATGAACGATTAATCCGGATGCTGGCGGCGATTGGCATCGCGATAACCCTGTGGTTTATGGTTAACGGCAACGCTGATATGCTGATCACCCAGGATTTTAATAGCATCCCGATTACTTTAACCAACACGGAATCGCTCACCGCAAAAAATCTGGTTTTGGCAGATAACAAAAACTATTATCTCAATTTGCAGGTAAAGGGAACCGATAAAAACCTGAAGAACATTAATATGAAAGAAATAACCGCTGAAGTGGATCTCAGTGATATTGATGCCAAAGGAACCTATGATTTAGATGTTCAGGTGAAGGGGCTTTCCAACTCAGTGATCATCAGCAGTATGAATCCTTCCAGTCTCCAGATCGTGGTGGACAACATCATCAAAGAAGATCTGGAGGTCGAAATTGTCCCCGAGGGTAAACCCGCCAATGACCTGTCGGTGATTTCCGCTGAAGCATTGGAAAAAGTTGAAGTGGAAGGTCCGGAAGAGTCCATCGCGCGAATCAGTAAGATAACGGCGACGGCCAACGTAAACGGCATGGAAACTGACACAACCCAGCATCTGGAGGTCTCAGCCTATGACGAATCCGGCAATCTCATATCCGATTTAGACATGTTGCCAAACGTTGTTACCACCGAGATTATCCTGGGCAAAACCAAGTCGTTGGGAATTATCCCATCAACAACGGGGAGTCCCGCCAATGGCTACATGGTAACTGGGGTGTTAGTAGAACCATCCAAAGTAACCATTGGGGCAAAGGAAGAATTGCTCAAAACCATTGAATCCATTCCCATGGATCCCATCGATGTCACCGGTCAATCGAAAACATTTACCAAAGACATCAATCTCACCCCGCCAGCAGGATGTTATTTCCTTGATGGTAGTGGCAAAGTCAAGGCGACGGTTTCTATTGAGAGTCCGGTTGAAAAGAGTTTTACAGTTGATAAAATTACCACCAAGAATTTGGGCACCGGTCTGATGACTTCAAAAATAAAAGATAGCCGAGTTGTTATAAAACTAAAAGGAGCAAGCAGTGTTTTGAACAGCTTGAATGCTGATCAGGTTGAGGCTTCTGTTGACTGCGCCAATTTAGGACCGGGAGAATATGAATTGCCGATTCAGACCAATTTATCACAGTCTTTGGTGCAATCAATCACACCGGCAAAAACAACAGTAATAATTGAATAA
- a CDS encoding TM1266 family iron-only hydrogenase system putative regulator, translating to MEKRIGLIAIVVEKKEAVEKLNQVLHDYGEHIVGRMGIPYHQRNVSVISVVVDASTNIISSLSGKLGMIDGVSIKTVYSKLPKGEEVDGNNE from the coding sequence ATGGAAAAGAGAATTGGACTCATCGCAATTGTCGTAGAAAAAAAAGAAGCTGTGGAAAAGTTGAATCAGGTGCTGCATGACTATGGTGAACACATTGTCGGACGAATGGGAATCCCGTATCATCAACGAAACGTATCGGTGATCAGTGTGGTGGTGGATGCATCCACCAATATCATCAGCTCTCTCTCCGGAAAGCTGGGAATGATTGATGGCGTGAGTATCAAAACAGTTTATTCGAAACTGCCAAAAGGCGAAGAAGTGGATGGGAATAATGAATAA